Proteins encoded within one genomic window of Sminthopsis crassicaudata isolate SCR6 chromosome X, ASM4859323v1, whole genome shotgun sequence:
- the LOC141548701 gene encoding olfactory receptor 13H1-like, with translation MNYLETENNTKITHFVLVGVSGQPHLQIILFMLGLVMYLITVIGNTLIIVVIILDSRLHTPMYFFLSNLSLLDICGSTTTAPQSLINCLQDYPIISYNACYAEMGISLCLGVTECFLLSVMAYDRFVAISSPLRYMVIMNKAVCLGLTGISWTIAFLTSVIPMLVTPVNFCGHNVVNHFACEMQAVLKLVCSDTSTSLVLLFVGSIFTLVIPFSFIIISYLRIVVAVLNIRSTEGRLKAFSTCGSHLTVVTIYYGTLIYMYVKPQTRESEDKDKIISIFYGSVTPMLNPLIYTLRNKDVKGALRKIAGKSKA, from the coding sequence ATGAATTATTTGGAAACCGAAAATAATACCAAGATCACCCACTTTGTCCTGGTGGGGGTTTCGGGGCAGCCCCACCTCCAGATCATCCTCTTCATGTTGGGTCTGGTCATGTACCTCATCACTGTCATTGGGAACACCCTCATCATTGTCGTCATCATACTGGACTCTCGCCTTCACACGCCCATGTACTTCTTTCTCAGCAATCTGTCTCTGCTTGACATCTGTGGTTCGACAACCACAGCGCCCCAGTCCCTCATCAACTGCTTACAAGACTACCCCATCATCTCTTACAACGCCTGCTATGCTGAAATGGGGATCTCCCTGTGTTTAGGTGTAACAGAGTGCTTTCTCCTTTCCGTCATGGCTTATGATCGATTCGTAGCCATCTCAAGCCCCCTGCGCTATATGGTGATAATGAACAAGGCAGTCTGTCTAGGTCTGACTGGGATTTCTTGGACCATTGCCTTCCTCACCTCTGTCATCCCAATGTTGGTGACCCCTGTGAACTTTTGCGGCCACAATGTGGTCAACCACTTTGCATGTGAGATGCAGGCCGTGCTGAAACTGGTCTGCTCCGATACGTCGACCAGCTTAGTCCTGCTGTTCGTTGGCTCTATCTTCACACTTGTCATTCCCTTTAGTTTCATCATCATCTCCTACCTCCGCATTGTGGTGGCAGTCCTAAACATCCGCTCAACAGAGGGGCGACTCAAAGCTTTCTCCACCTGTGGCTCCCACCTAACGGTAGTAACTATATACTATGGGACCCTCATTTACATGTATGTAAAACCCCAGACCAGAGAATCCGAGGACAAGGACAAGATCATCTCCATATTTTATGGATCTGTGACACCTATGCTAAATCCTCTCATTTATACTTTGAGAAACAAGGATGTAAAAGGGGCCCTAAGGAAAATAGCCGGAAAATCAAAAGCCTGA